A region from the Aliarcobacter thereius LMG 24486 genome encodes:
- the tatA gene encoding twin-arginine translocase TatA/TatE family subunit produces the protein MGMPSGMQLLVIVLIVLILFGGKKIPELAKGIGSGIKNFKKAVKEDGEDEVASASNIDDKKTEVKKEENKKEEAKV, from the coding sequence ATGGGTATGCCAAGTGGTATGCAATTATTAGTAATTGTTTTAATAGTATTAATTTTATTTGGTGGTAAAAAAATACCAGAACTTGCAAAAGGTATTGGAAGTGGTATTAAAAACTTCAAAAAAGCTGTAAAAGAAGATGGTGAAGATGAAGTTGCAAGTGCATCAAATATTGATGACAAAAAGACTGAAGTAAAAAAAGAAGAAAATAAAAAAGAAGAAGCTAAAGTATAA
- a CDS encoding site-specific integrase: MLGKRASANAVINAIMSKSNGIGTSKIEAKNSSNLKGQNGHKISSKAHSISSMQNLRTVTTQYVNYVKENYKGRVLENINQESVRSFLNTKQEVLKGSSLNTYISSLGKVADNLKELGYNNINRQEIVSYRDDFDTSKEHINRAYNNPQEIINNMQNNSPYGLSAELQYKVGLRVDDALNSSKWTINNIDNTLTISGSKGGINYQTAPLSNSLLEKVREAKEQEYKGNYTEYRETLKENSQEWHGTHGLRYNFAQNRVLELQEQGLTYSEALSQTSLELGHSREEITLHYLK, from the coding sequence ATGTTAGGGAAAAGAGCAAGTGCAAATGCAGTTATAAATGCAATAATGAGTAAAAGCAATGGTATTGGAACAAGTAAAATAGAAGCAAAAAATAGTAGTAATTTAAAAGGTCAAAATGGGCATAAAATAAGCTCTAAAGCACACTCTATAAGTTCTATGCAAAATTTAAGAACAGTAACGACACAGTATGTAAATTATGTTAAAGAAAATTATAAGGGGAGAGTTTTAGAAAATATAAACCAAGAAAGTGTTAGAAGCTTTTTAAATACAAAACAAGAAGTATTAAAAGGAAGCAGCCTAAACACTTATATATCTTCTTTAGGAAAAGTTGCAGATAACTTAAAAGAGTTAGGATATAACAATATAAATAGGCAAGAAATAGTAAGTTATAGAGATGATTTTGATACTTCAAAAGAGCATATAAATAGAGCTTACAATAATCCACAGGAAATAATAAATAATATGCAAAACAATAGCCCCTATGGATTAAGTGCTGAATTGCAATATAAAGTAGGTTTAAGGGTGGATGATGCTTTAAACTCAAGCAAATGGACGATAAACAATATAGATAACACTTTAACAATATCAGGAAGCAAAGGGGGAATTAATTATCAAACAGCCCCATTAAGTAATAGTTTGTTAGAAAAAGTAAGAGAAGCAAAAGAACAAGAATATAAAGGTAATTATACAGAATATAGGGAAACTCTAAAAGAGAATAGCCAAGAGTGGCATGGAACACATGGCTTAAGATATAATTTTGCACAAAATAGAGTTTTAGAATTACAAGAACAAGGGCTTACTTATTCAGAAGCCCTAAGCCAAACAAGCTTAGAGCTAGGGCATAGTAGAGAAGAGATAACTTTACACTATTTAAAATAG
- a CDS encoding lysophospholipid acyltransferase family protein produces the protein MRKIRGLFVAIQFSVTVAFVILFMYIFRNHTHKVIKVWMKIQIFFLGIKIEIEGKADESCDLLLLNHQSMLDIIVIEYLHKRDIAWVAKQEITDMFFFGHIIKAPRMISIDRENKAGLIHLINEAKDRLSKNRPIAIFPEGTRSDGTFMGDFKAGAKMLGNKYALKVQPIVLFGTRNIVDSQKLEASPGIVKIVYLDPVIASKETSWYEDTEKNMKEVFEKEYRNYVH, from the coding sequence TTGAGAAAAATTAGAGGCTTATTTGTTGCTATTCAATTTTCTGTAACTGTTGCATTTGTTATTCTTTTTATGTACATTTTTAGGAATCATACACATAAAGTTATAAAAGTTTGGATGAAAATTCAAATTTTCTTTTTAGGTATTAAAATAGAAATTGAAGGTAAAGCTGATGAAAGTTGTGATTTACTTCTTTTGAATCATCAATCAATGCTTGATATTATAGTAATTGAGTACTTACATAAAAGAGATATTGCATGGGTAGCAAAACAGGAGATTACAGATATGTTCTTCTTTGGTCATATTATAAAAGCTCCAAGAATGATAAGTATTGACAGAGAGAATAAAGCTGGTCTTATTCATCTTATTAATGAAGCAAAAGATAGATTAAGTAAAAATAGACCAATAGCAATCTTCCCTGAAGGGACAAGAAGTGATGGTACATTTATGGGAGATTTTAAAGCTGGTGCTAAAATGCTTGGGAATAAATATGCTTTAAAAGTACAACCTATTGTTTTATTTGGAACTAGAAATATAGTTGATTCCCAAAAACTTGAAGCAAGTCCAGGAATTGTAAAAATAGTTTATTTAGATCCAGTTATTGCTAGTAAAGAAACATCTTGGTATGAAGATACTGAGAAAAACATGAAAGAAGTTTTCGAAAAAGAGTACAGAAACTATGTTCATTAA
- the purQ gene encoding phosphoribosylformylglycinamidine synthase I — translation MKVAVLRFPGTNCEFDAKYAFEKLDCEVEIIWHKDEKLPENCDLVVVPGGFSYGDYLRSGAIARFAKIMESVKEFANNGGKVLGICNGFQILLEAGLLPGAMKRNDTLHFISKHHHLKVIDNNNPLLKLLNIGDIVNIPVAHHDGNYYIDEAGLKDLEKNNQILLKYCTSDGDLTNMNGSVSNIAGICNKNRNVFGLMPHPERAMEDVLGSSDGLNMLKGFLK, via the coding sequence ATGAAAGTTGCTGTACTTAGATTCCCAGGAACAAACTGTGAATTTGATGCTAAATATGCATTTGAGAAATTAGATTGTGAAGTAGAAATAATTTGGCATAAAGATGAAAAACTTCCAGAAAACTGTGATTTGGTTGTAGTTCCAGGTGGATTTTCATATGGAGATTATCTAAGAAGTGGTGCAATTGCAAGATTTGCTAAAATTATGGAAAGTGTAAAAGAGTTTGCAAATAATGGTGGAAAAGTTTTAGGTATTTGTAATGGTTTCCAAATCTTACTTGAAGCTGGACTTTTACCAGGAGCTATGAAAAGAAATGATACTTTGCATTTTATTTCTAAACATCACCACTTAAAAGTAATTGATAATAATAATCCTCTATTAAAACTATTAAATATTGGTGATATTGTTAATATTCCTGTTGCTCACCATGATGGTAATTATTATATTGATGAAGCTGGTCTTAAAGATTTAGAAAAAAATAATCAAATTCTTCTTAAATATTGTACTTCTGATGGTGATTTAACAAATATGAACGGAAGTGTTTCAAATATTGCTGGTATTTGTAATAAAAATAGAAATGTATTTGGTCTTATGCCTCACCCTGAAAGAGCAATGGAAGATGTGCTAGGTTCAAGTGATGGACTTAATATGTTAAAAGGTTTTTTAAAGTAG
- a CDS encoding twin-arginine translocase TatA/TatE family subunit: MGPSGIQILVILLIVVILFGGKKIPELAKGIGSGIKNFKNALKDDEKEEVSKDSKIEEIENKKDNETKQV, from the coding sequence ATGGGACCAAGTGGTATTCAGATTTTAGTTATTCTATTAATTGTTGTTATTCTTTTTGGTGGAAAGAAAATTCCTGAACTTGCAAAAGGTATTGGAAGTGGAATTAAAAACTTTAAAAATGCACTAAAAGATGATGAGAAAGAAGAAGTTTCAAAAGATTCTAAAATAGAAGAGATTGAAAATAAAAAAGATAATGAAACAAAACAAGTATAA
- the ilvD gene encoding dihydroxy-acid dehydratase, translating into MRSDEVKKGYARAPHRSLLRATGLKDDDFNKPFIGVANSFIEIIPGHFFLDKVSAIIKDEIRKNGCVPFEFNTIGVDDGIAMGHDGMLFSLPSRELIANSIETVMNAHKLDAMIAIPNCDKIVPGMIMGALRVNVPTVFVSGGAMQKGYKKDGTPIDLATAFEAVGKFEAGEITEEELKDIECNACPGGGSCSGMFTANSMNTLMEAMGIALPGNGTILALTKEREELYRKAAKRVCELALDKTNRDKYKLKNILNENAVRNAFAVDMAMGGSSNTVLHMLAIAKEAGVDFELKDINDISKRVSHIAKISPSLSTVHMEDINKAGGVSAVMHEMSKRGTDILLDNLTVTGETIYEKIKNAKILDTNIIHTIDNPYSEVGGLAILYGNLAEQGAVIKTAGITGARAMRGNAVCFNGQAEAIKGIVGGKVKAGDVVVIRYEGPKGGPGMQEMLAPTSLIMGMGLGDSVALITDGRFSGATRGASIGHVSPEAAEGGMIGLLKDGDIINIDVDKYILSVDLSEDEISKRKSEFKAFKKEITSSWLGQYRALVTNASSGAVLKTDL; encoded by the coding sequence ATGAGAAGTGATGAAGTTAAGAAAGGTTATGCAAGAGCACCACATAGATCTCTATTAAGAGCAACTGGATTAAAAGATGATGATTTTAATAAACCATTTATTGGAGTTGCAAACTCATTTATTGAGATTATTCCAGGACATTTCTTTTTAGATAAAGTTTCAGCAATTATTAAAGATGAGATTAGAAAAAATGGTTGTGTTCCTTTTGAATTTAATACAATAGGAGTTGATGATGGTATTGCAATGGGGCATGATGGGATGCTTTTTTCTTTACCAAGTAGAGAATTAATAGCAAACTCTATTGAAACTGTAATGAATGCACATAAACTTGATGCAATGATTGCTATTCCAAATTGTGACAAAATTGTTCCAGGTATGATTATGGGTGCATTAAGAGTAAATGTTCCAACAGTTTTTGTAAGTGGTGGAGCTATGCAAAAAGGTTATAAGAAAGATGGAACACCAATAGATTTAGCAACTGCTTTTGAAGCTGTTGGTAAATTTGAAGCTGGTGAAATAACAGAAGAAGAGTTAAAAGATATTGAGTGTAATGCCTGTCCAGGTGGTGGAAGTTGTTCTGGAATGTTTACAGCAAACTCTATGAATACACTTATGGAAGCTATGGGAATTGCACTTCCAGGAAATGGAACAATATTAGCTTTAACAAAAGAGAGAGAAGAACTTTATAGAAAAGCTGCAAAAAGAGTTTGTGAACTAGCACTTGATAAAACAAATAGAGATAAATACAAATTAAAAAATATATTAAATGAAAATGCTGTTAGAAATGCATTTGCTGTTGATATGGCAATGGGTGGGAGTTCAAATACGGTTCTACATATGCTAGCTATTGCAAAAGAAGCTGGAGTTGATTTTGAATTAAAAGATATAAATGATATTTCAAAAAGGGTTTCACATATTGCAAAAATTTCACCAAGTTTATCAACTGTTCATATGGAAGATATAAACAAAGCAGGTGGAGTAAGTGCAGTTATGCATGAAATGAGTAAAAGAGGAACTGATATATTATTAGATAATTTAACAGTTACAGGTGAAACTATATATGAAAAAATAAAAAATGCAAAAATCTTAGATACAAATATAATTCATACAATTGATAATCCATATAGTGAGGTTGGTGGATTAGCAATTTTATATGGAAACTTAGCAGAGCAAGGAGCTGTTATTAAAACAGCTGGAATTACAGGAGCTAGAGCTATGAGAGGTAATGCTGTTTGTTTCAATGGACAAGCAGAAGCTATAAAAGGAATTGTTGGTGGAAAAGTAAAAGCTGGTGATGTTGTTGTTATTAGATATGAAGGACCAAAAGGAGGTCCAGGAATGCAAGAGATGTTAGCACCAACAAGTCTGATTATGGGAATGGGACTTGGAGATAGTGTTGCACTTATAACTGATGGAAGATTTAGTGGAGCAACAAGAGGAGCGAGTATTGGGCATGTTAGTCCAGAAGCTGCTGAAGGTGGAATGATTGGATTATTAAAAGATGGTGATATCATTAATATAGATGTAGATAAATATATTTTGAGTGTTGATTTGAGTGAAGATGAGATTTCTAAAAGGAAGTCTGAGTTTAAAGCATTTAAAAAAGAGATAACTTCATCTTGGCTAGGACAATATAGAGCATTAGTTACAAATGCAAGTAGTGGAGCAGTATTAAAAACAGATTTATAG
- the dksA gene encoding RNA polymerase-binding protein DksA has translation MANKNQIDELKDILLSRKEVIFTNVKNSRDSIEQLKDQGMIDDLDYADFVSDSFTQGMIANHQLEELKQIEDALKKIKDGSYGICDMCGVNIPLGRLKAKPFAKFCTECRTVFEQEEIKRAKI, from the coding sequence ATGGCAAATAAAAATCAAATAGACGAATTAAAAGATATTCTACTTAGTAGAAAAGAAGTTATTTTTACTAATGTTAAAAATAGTAGAGATAGTATTGAGCAACTAAAAGATCAAGGTATGATCGATGATTTGGATTATGCTGATTTTGTTAGTGACTCGTTTACGCAAGGAATGATTGCAAACCACCAATTAGAAGAACTAAAACAAATTGAAGATGCACTTAAAAAGATAAAAGATGGAAGCTATGGTATATGTGATATGTGTGGGGTTAACATTCCTTTAGGTAGATTAAAAGCAAAACCTTTTGCAAAGTTTTGTACTGAGTGCAGAACTGTTTTTGAGCAAGAGGAAATAAAAAGAGCAAAAATTTGA
- the purS gene encoding phosphoribosylformylglycinamidine synthase subunit PurS, with protein MRAIVNIGLKKGVLDDQGKAINNALGTLGFKDLINDVRVGKQIIIELNTNDKSKAEAEVAQMCEKLLANTVIEDYSIEIVG; from the coding sequence ATGAGAGCAATAGTTAATATAGGTTTAAAAAAAGGCGTACTTGATGATCAAGGAAAAGCAATAAATAATGCTTTAGGAACATTAGGATTTAAAGATTTAATAAATGATGTTAGAGTTGGAAAACAAATTATCATAGAATTAAATACAAATGATAAATCAAAAGCTGAAGCTGAAGTTGCTCAAATGTGTGAGAAACTTCTTGCAAATACTGTAATTGAAGATTATTCAATTGAAATAGTTGGTTAA
- a CDS encoding phosphoribosylaminoimidazolesuccinocarboxamide synthase, producing the protein MNIEEIKELNLWPNNKKTTTNKGLDELENSGYNLFYIGKNADLYTTSGKEAKILLVRSDRTSVFDIPLNLEIEGKGIIQTSISNFGAKFANNFGIKTAILDEKVDSSLKVYPRCQLMELCKPLEATINGELVQFELIFRNYLTGSLFQALQDNLDPYGLNLPKDLKEWHKFDNAIFTPTTKGLKDEPLKSADVREVFPEIIEKLENLFKSFTKFAEERGIIVVDTKFEVFVEEDGTWVLGDEILTPESSRFIPKEEFLKANFVSMDKQILRDFGKKENWKEQAKSLKASEKLEVKVPQEIKDKILNGYKTILERLSK; encoded by the coding sequence ATGAATATAGAAGAGATAAAAGAGTTAAATCTTTGGCCAAACAACAAAAAAACAACTACGAACAAAGGCTTAGATGAGCTTGAAAATTCAGGTTATAATTTATTTTATATAGGTAAAAATGCTGATTTATATACTACTTCTGGTAAAGAAGCAAAAATTCTACTTGTAAGAAGTGATAGAACTTCAGTTTTTGATATTCCTCTTAATTTAGAGATTGAAGGAAAAGGAATAATTCAAACTTCAATATCTAATTTTGGAGCAAAATTTGCAAATAATTTTGGTATTAAAACAGCTATTTTAGATGAAAAAGTTGATTCTAGTTTAAAAGTTTATCCAAGATGTCAATTAATGGAACTTTGTAAACCTTTAGAAGCAACAATTAATGGAGAGCTTGTTCAATTTGAACTTATTTTTAGAAATTATTTAACTGGTTCACTTTTTCAAGCTCTTCAAGATAATTTAGATCCTTATGGATTAAATCTTCCAAAAGATTTAAAAGAGTGGCACAAATTTGATAATGCAATTTTTACTCCTACAACAAAAGGATTAAAAGATGAACCATTAAAATCAGCAGATGTAAGAGAAGTTTTCCCAGAAATTATAGAAAAATTAGAAAATTTGTTTAAATCATTTACAAAATTTGCAGAAGAAAGAGGAATTATTGTAGTTGATACAAAATTTGAAGTTTTTGTAGAAGAAGATGGAACTTGGGTTCTTGGTGATGAGATTTTAACTCCAGAAAGTTCAAGATTTATTCCAAAAGAGGAGTTTTTAAAAGCTAACTTTGTTTCTATGGATAAACAAATCTTAAGAGATTTTGGTAAAAAAGAGAACTGGAAAGAACAAGCAAAATCTCTAAAAGCTAGTGAAAAACTAGAAGTAAAGGTACCTCAAGAGATTAAAGATAAAATCTTAAATGGTTACAAAACAATTTTAGAAAGATTAAGCAAATAA
- the crcB gene encoding fluoride efflux transporter CrcB has translation MFINWQIVFAVGLGGALGSILRYFAVYYQVKIYPIDFPLGILIVNLIGSFLIGFFYLYFTSFIVSDNLKYLLITGFLGGLTTFSTFSLDSYLLLNSSLTFAILNICLNLFGSILAVFIGIKLAQIFIK, from the coding sequence ATGTTCATTAATTGGCAAATAGTTTTTGCCGTTGGCTTAGGTGGAGCTCTAGGCTCTATTCTAAGATATTTTGCTGTTTATTATCAAGTAAAAATTTATCCTATTGATTTTCCACTTGGAATACTAATTGTAAATTTAATTGGCTCTTTTCTAATTGGATTCTTTTATTTATATTTTACTTCTTTTATAGTTTCTGATAATCTAAAATATCTACTAATAACAGGTTTTTTAGGTGGACTTACAACTTTTTCTACTTTTTCTTTAGATAGCTATTTACTCTTAAATTCATCTTTAACTTTTGCAATATTAAATATTTGTTTAAACTTATTTGGATCAATTCTTGCAGTTTTCATTGGTATAAAATTAGCTCAAATATTTATTAAATAG
- a CDS encoding tyrosine-type recombinase/integrase gives MNNIFMQEILTTLNNYKEKALEEYIRLKTTSKKQTLKNLEEERHNHLQKLFPIKRQDPIMGEFILSGADKEVLETAFNSFKNLSITDYNQSKVHLKKIGKEIVSRTTPEVKELYKRVRNSTNERDLLDFLSILLKTECEILKEDYRRVENRFNTSTNNLEKKEESFTQQELKNNKSLMDLEDYFLKEYCKYSKEQLEDSKNSGSKQKKVNELFREYFTDKGEYTSNFISFNKIVEIINIIPKIPLKTGNIKGFYSYYQSYKNNPSLTNKDELRSPTTTNKDLNSLKRYIEFLALKEFISNQEEKELYILINQTKKNLEKKVIKGEINEEKNAAAFKDKMLIDIFNKSNKPYSILFKKLLDKKINENEKDILVARFYTPLLMFFTGSRLGEIVHIKTENCQIKNNNEIYLYIEANEQKGLKTSNSKRVVPLHNFLVEDLNFLEFIKKAKDEKREYLFNSKLKDEEKISKEFNRDKSFINNNLDKEDEFFNNSYSLYSFRHSYKTHMLNQEINETVINKLTGHQGEDKIVQGYFTIDHEILKNVNKFKKHEIIEDWSDFIELSNYIIKNL, from the coding sequence ATGAATAATATATTTATGCAAGAGATTTTAACTACTTTGAATAATTATAAAGAGAAGGCTCTAGAAGAGTATATAAGATTAAAAACTACTTCTAAAAAACAAACTCTAAAAAACCTTGAAGAAGAAAGACATAATCATTTACAAAAACTTTTTCCTATAAAAAGACAAGACCCTATAATGGGAGAATTTATTTTAAGTGGAGCAGATAAAGAAGTTTTAGAAACTGCTTTTAATAGCTTTAAAAATTTAAGTATTACAGATTATAATCAAAGCAAAGTTCACTTAAAAAAAATAGGTAAAGAGATAGTAAGTAGAACAACCCCAGAAGTAAAGGAACTTTATAAAAGAGTTAGAAATAGTACAAATGAAAGAGATTTACTAGATTTTTTATCTATATTATTAAAAACAGAGTGTGAAATTTTAAAAGAAGATTATAGAAGAGTTGAAAATAGATTTAACACTAGCACAAATAATCTAGAAAAAAAAGAAGAGAGTTTTACACAACAAGAACTTAAAAACAATAAATCATTAATGGATTTAGAAGATTACTTTTTAAAAGAGTATTGTAAATATAGTAAAGAACAGCTAGAAGATAGTAAGAATTCAGGTTCAAAACAAAAAAAAGTGAATGAACTGTTTAGAGAATATTTTACAGATAAAGGGGAATATACAAGCAATTTTATAAGTTTTAATAAGATTGTAGAGATAATAAATATAATCCCTAAAATACCTTTAAAAACTGGTAATATAAAAGGTTTTTATAGCTACTATCAATCTTATAAAAATAATCCAAGTTTAACAAATAAAGATGAACTAAGAAGCCCAACAACTACAAACAAAGATTTAAACTCTCTTAAAAGATATATAGAGTTTTTAGCTTTAAAAGAGTTCATATCTAATCAAGAAGAGAAAGAACTATATATATTAATAAATCAAACAAAAAAAAATCTTGAAAAAAAAGTTATAAAAGGAGAGATAAACGAAGAAAAAAATGCCGCTGCTTTTAAAGATAAAATGCTTATAGATATATTTAATAAAAGTAATAAACCTTACTCAATTTTATTTAAAAAACTATTAGATAAAAAAATAAATGAAAATGAAAAAGACATCTTAGTAGCTAGATTTTACACTCCTCTTTTAATGTTTTTTACAGGCTCTAGATTGGGGGAAATTGTTCATATAAAAACGGAAAATTGTCAGATAAAAAATAACAATGAGATATATTTATATATTGAAGCAAACGAACAAAAGGGGCTAAAAACAAGCAATTCAAAACGAGTTGTACCACTTCATAATTTTTTAGTAGAAGATTTAAATTTCTTAGAGTTTATAAAAAAAGCAAAAGATGAAAAAAGAGAATATCTATTTAACTCAAAACTAAAAGATGAAGAAAAAATATCTAAAGAATTTAATAGAGATAAAAGCTTTATAAATAATAATTTAGATAAGGAAGATGAATTCTTTAATAACTCTTACTCTTTATACTCTTTTAGACACTCTTATAAAACTCACATGCTCAACCAAGAGATAAACGAAACTGTAATAAACAAACTTACGGGACACCAAGGGGAAGATAAAATAGTTCAAGGCTATTTTACAATAGACCATGAAATTTTAAAAAATGTAAATAAATTTAAAAAGCATGAAATAATAGAAGATTGGAGCGATTTTATAGAGCTTAGTAATTATATTATAAAGAACTTATAA
- a CDS encoding S41 family peptidase, with protein MKKLLISSMILLSLSISLLAKENQNTQVSEQTRFESLTKLTKVIGTVEKYYVDDLKLQEIIDKALKGLMQELDAHSSYLDKKASNEMNISTTGEFGGLGITVGMRDGALTVIAPIDDTPAYKAGVKAGDIILKINNDATLGITLDEAVSQMRGKAKTDITITVVRKGEQKPIEIKMQRDIIKVKSVFSKTIEDENLIYIRISSFDAKVTDELQKAIKNNPNVKGIILDLRNNPGGLLGQAIGVVDTFIRNGLIVSQKGRDKESHEKFEANKFSFKTDLPLVVLVNEGSASASEIVSGSLQDHKRAIIIGEKTFGKGSVQAVLPINDEKTENIKLTIAKYYLPSGRTIQAEGVTPDIIASSGSVTQDEDSAFRIKEADLKRHLEGELTKVDKRVKDEEKSIKNENKKDISKEDLLKDNQLNTALGILKSLIIMNKF; from the coding sequence ATGAAAAAACTACTAATCTCTTCGATGATATTACTATCTTTATCTATTTCTTTACTTGCAAAAGAGAATCAAAATACACAAGTTTCAGAGCAAACTAGATTTGAATCTTTAACAAAACTAACAAAAGTAATAGGAACAGTTGAGAAATATTATGTAGATGATTTAAAACTTCAAGAAATTATAGATAAAGCATTAAAAGGTCTTATGCAAGAACTTGATGCTCACTCAAGCTATTTAGATAAAAAAGCTTCAAACGAGATGAACATTTCGACTACTGGTGAGTTTGGTGGCTTAGGAATCACTGTTGGAATGAGAGATGGTGCATTAACAGTTATAGCTCCAATAGATGATACTCCTGCTTATAAAGCTGGTGTAAAAGCTGGTGATATAATTTTAAAAATAAATAATGATGCAACTTTAGGTATAACTTTGGATGAAGCAGTAAGCCAAATGAGAGGTAAAGCAAAAACTGATATTACTATTACTGTTGTAAGAAAAGGTGAACAAAAACCAATAGAGATAAAAATGCAAAGAGATATTATTAAAGTAAAATCTGTATTTTCAAAAACTATTGAAGATGAGAATTTAATATATATTCGTATCTCAAGTTTTGATGCAAAAGTAACTGATGAACTACAAAAAGCAATTAAAAACAATCCAAATGTAAAAGGAATAATTCTTGATTTAAGAAATAATCCTGGTGGATTATTAGGTCAAGCTATTGGAGTTGTTGATACTTTTATTAGAAATGGTTTAATAGTTTCTCAAAAAGGTAGAGATAAAGAGTCGCATGAGAAATTTGAAGCAAATAAATTTAGTTTTAAAACTGATTTACCACTTGTTGTTCTTGTAAATGAAGGTTCAGCTTCTGCATCTGAAATTGTTAGTGGTTCATTACAAGACCATAAAAGAGCAATTATTATTGGTGAAAAAACTTTTGGTAAAGGTTCTGTACAAGCTGTTTTACCTATAAATGATGAAAAAACTGAAAATATTAAATTAACTATTGCAAAATACTATCTTCCAAGTGGACGAACTATTCAAGCTGAAGGAGTTACTCCTGATATTATCGCTAGTTCAGGTTCGGTAACTCAAGATGAAGATAGTGCATTTAGGATAAAAGAAGCTGATTTAAAAAGACATTTAGAAGGCGAATTAACAAAAGTTGATAAAAGAGTTAAGGATGAAGAAAAATCAATAAAGAATGAAAATAAAAAAGATATTTCAAAAGAGGATCTATTAAAAGATAATCAGTTAAATACTGCCCTAGGTATTTTAAAAAGTTTAATAATAATGAATAAATTTTAA
- a CDS encoding tRNA pseudouridine(13) synthase TruD: MNIIKRDYFLHDKKLNFKFFQNVDDFIVEEEPLSFSSHGNFLVLKVKKQNCDTWELLDRFSKHLGIFSNELGYAGLKDKNATTTQYISIPKKYQKDIKTFRSKKIEILDSFLHNKKLNIGDLNANRFKINLKEVEIEELFIIEKVLKLVNKSGMPNYFGYQRFGKDVEDNLEKAKDLLFDESKIKDRKLAKMLISAYQSSYFNAWLKERLKLNKEEFSLLNGDVFFDIKNNKLFTPKNINKKIIDDFRNHEITPTGLLPGTDVFKARDDALLIEQKYDNSEIREKGYRREAIVFPKILDTKYNKDKKELLLDFVLPKGSYATVLIELLANRNFS, encoded by the coding sequence TTGAATATAATAAAAAGAGATTACTTTCTACATGATAAGAAATTAAATTTTAAATTTTTTCAAAATGTAGATGATTTTATTGTAGAAGAAGAGCCATTAAGCTTCTCTTCTCATGGAAATTTTTTAGTTTTAAAAGTTAAAAAACAAAACTGTGATACTTGGGAATTATTAGATAGATTTTCTAAACATCTTGGTATTTTCTCAAATGAGTTAGGTTATGCTGGTTTAAAAGACAAGAATGCAACTACAACTCAATATATAAGTATTCCAAAAAAGTATCAAAAAGATATTAAAACTTTTAGAAGTAAGAAAATTGAGATATTAGATAGTTTTTTACATAATAAAAAACTTAATATTGGTGATTTAAATGCTAATAGATTTAAAATTAATTTAAAAGAAGTTGAGATTGAAGAGCTTTTTATAATTGAAAAAGTTTTAAAGCTTGTAAATAAATCTGGTATGCCAAACTATTTTGGTTATCAAAGATTTGGTAAAGATGTAGAAGATAATCTTGAAAAAGCAAAAGATCTACTTTTTGATGAATCAAAAATAAAAGATAGAAAACTTGCTAAAATGCTTATAAGTGCTTATCAAAGCTCATATTTTAATGCTTGGCTAAAAGAGAGATTAAAATTAAATAAAGAAGAATTTTCCCTTTTAAATGGTGATGTATTCTTTGATATTAAAAACAATAAGCTATTTACACCAAAAAATATTAATAAAAAAATTATAGATGATTTTAGAAATCATGAAATTACACCAACAGGTCTTCTTCCTGGAACTGATGTTTTTAAAGCAAGAGATGATGCTTTATTAATTGAACAAAAATATGATAATAGTGAAATAAGAGAAAAAGGTTACAGAAGAGAAGCTATTGTATTTCCTAAAATCTTAGATACAAAATATAATAAAGATAAAAAAGAGTTACTTTTAGATTTTGTCTTACCAAAAGGCTCTTATGCAACAGTTTTAATCGAGCTTTTAGCGAATAGAAACTTCTCTTAA